From a region of the Cucumis sativus cultivar 9930 chromosome 6, Cucumber_9930_V3, whole genome shotgun sequence genome:
- the LOC101218340 gene encoding E3 ubiquitin-protein ligase UPL6 — MFFTGDSSTRKRVDLGGRSSKERDRQKLLEQTRLERNRRLSLRQQNFAALKIQKCFRGRKASEAARFSVREQFHDTYGKHCEKVDRHCFGPDSEFFHQLLFFYNAKHIDDFMVLVEACRLLRKFVQENGDMLSIFAGKDYLLNKALVDYRVKKFAYACIQTVHHNRNQLRNQLLAAPVNSNTPATLLLDTIVFLLQPELPWVCKIVGYFLERNAYALIRDITLTGKESADSHPKSSLASLEHLLSLLSSHVGEKPCCCPRVDPNWSFSSQILTLPLLWRTFPYLKEAFARWGLIGHYIHQMASCVQHYANVLPKDVTADIPGYACLLGNLLEISRTALSQPDCSSELAVDLASVTTFLLELLPSMKSPRRDIKESAALGDDDVVVSDQEIELALNKDVEKQICDAIDPRFLLQLANALFGQISRVSGPYDGPDDKEVKAVGTACAFLHVTFNTLPLEQIMTVLAYRTELVPVLWSFIKKCHENQKWSSFSEKLAYLSGDAPGWLLPLAVFCPVYKHMLTIIDNEEFYEQEKPLSLKDIRCLIVILRQALWQLLWVSPTAPSNSAKHAASGHANKRHTVDFIQYRVTIVASELLSQLQDWNNRRQFTPPSDFHADAVNDYFISQAVIENTRANDILKRAPFLVPFTSRVKIFTSQLAAARQRNGSLAVFARNRFRIRRNHILEDAFSQMSALSEDDLRGSIRVSFVNEFGVEEAGIDGGGIFKDFMENITRAAFDVQYGLFKETADHLLYPNPGSGMIHEQHLQFFHFLGVLLAKAMFEGILVDIPFATFFLSKLKQKYNYLNDLPSLDPELYRHLIFLKHYEGDISELELYFVIINNEYGEQTEEELLPGGKNRRVTSENVITFIHLVANHRLNFQIRQQSSHFLRGFQQLIQKEWIDMFNEHEFQLLISGSLDSLDVDDLRTHTTYSSGYHREHYVIEMFWEVIKSFSVENQKKFLKFVTGCSRGPLLGFKYLEPCFCIQRAAGNANEEALDRLPTSATCMNLLKLPPYRSKEQLANKLLYAINADAGFDLS; from the exons ATGTTCTTCACGGGCGATTCATCTACTCGCAAGCGAGTTGATTTAGGTGGACGGAGTTCTAAGGAACGAGATAGGCAGAAGCTTCTTGAGCAGACTAGATTGGAGCGGAACCGCCGATTGTCATTGAGACAGCAGAATTTTGCTGCTCTCAAAATTCAg AAATGCTTCAGAGGGAGAAAGGCCTCTGAAGCTGCACGTTTTAGCGTGCGAGAGCAATTTCACGATACTTATGGAAAACATTGTGAGAAAGTTGACAG GCATTGTTTTGGTCCTGATTCAGAGTTTTTCCACCAGCTACTCTTTTTCTACAATGCAAAACACATCGATGATTTTATGGTTCTTGTAGAGGCTTGTCGGTTACTTCGGAAATTTGTGCAAGAAAATG GGGATATGTTGAGCATTTTCGCTGGCAAGGATTATTTACTTAACAAGGCCTTAGTGGATTACAGAGTTAAGAAATTTGCATATGCTTGCATCCAGACTGTACATCATAATAG AAACCAATTGAGGAATCAACTTTTGGCTGCACCTGTGAACTCTAACACACCTGCGACTCTATTGTTAGACacaattgttttcttattacaACCTGAACTCCCATGGGTTTGTAAAATTGTTGGCTACTTCCTGGAAAGAAATGCATATGCGTTGATTAGGGATATCACTTTGACCGGGAAG GAAAGTGCAGATTCACATCCCAAGAGTTCATTGGCTTCTCTAGAACATCTGCTGTCTCTTTTGAGTTCTCATGTTGGTGAGAAGCCATGTTGTTGCCCACGTGTTGATCCCAATTGGAGTTTCTCCTCCCAAATTCTTACTCTTCCTTTACTGTGGCGGACATTCCCATACTTAAAGGAG GCTTTTGCTAGATGGGGGTTGATTGGGCATTACATTCATCAGATGGCATCCTGTGTTCAGCATTATGCAAATGTACTCCCAAAGGATGTAACAGCTGACATTCCTGGGTATGCTTGCCTTCTTGGAAATTTATTGGAAATTTCCAGAACCGCTCTATCTCAGCCTGACTGCTCATCTGAATTG GCAGTAGATCTTGCTTCTGTTACAACATTCTTGTTGGAACTACTTCCGTCGATGAAATCGCCTCGTAGAGATATAAAAGAGA GTGCCGCATTGGGCGATGATGATGTGGTTGTGTCTGATCAAGAAATAGAGTTAGCATTGAATAAAGATGTTGAGAAGCAGATATGTGATGCTATTGATCCACGATTTCTCCTGCAGTTG GCAAATGCTTTATTTGGACAGATTTCACGAGTTAGTGGCCCTTATGATGGTCCTGATGATAAAGAGGTCAAAGCTGTTGGTACAGCCTGTGCTTTTCTGCACGTCACTTTCAATACCCTACCTCTAGAGCAAATTATGACTGTTCTAGCATACAGAACGGAGTTAGTTCCAGTACTCTggagttttattaaaaagtgcCACGAGAATCAAAAATGGTCATCCTTTTCGGAGAAATTGGCATATTTATCAGGAGATGCACCTGGTTGGCTATTACCTTTGGCTGTTTTTTGTCCTGTGTACAA GCACATGCTGACAATCATTGACAATGAGGAGTTTTATGAGCAGGAGAAGCCACTATCGTTAAAGGACATCAGATGCCTGATTGTTATTTTAAGACAG GCCCTCTGGCAGCTTTTATGGGTGAGTCCTACAGCTCCTAGTAATTCTGCAAAACATGCTGCTAGTGGCCATGCAAATAAGAGGCACACCGTTGACTTTATTCAATACAGGGTTACAATTGTTGCCTCAGAGCTCCTGTCACAG TTGCAAGACTGGAACAATAGACGGCAGTTTACACCACCCAGTGACTTCCATGCTGACGCGGTGaatgattatttcatttctcag GCAGTGATAGAAAATACCAGAGCAAATGATATACTTAAGCGAGCTCCCTTTTTAGTACCGTTTACTAGCAGGGTTAAGATTTTCACT TCACAACTAGCAGCAGCTAGGCAAAGGAATGGATCCCTTGCTGTTTTTGCCAGAAACCGGTTTAGAATTCGACGAAATCATATATTGGAAGATGCTTTCAGTCAGATGAGTGCATTGTCTGAAGACGATCTTCGAGGATCG ATACGTGtgtcttttgttaatgaatttggAGTTGAGGAGGCAGGAATTGATGGTGgtggtatttttaaagatttcaTGGAGAACATTACGCGGGCAGCCTTTGATGTGCAGTATGGTTTATTTAAG GAAACCGCTGATCATTTGCTGTACCCCAATCCTGGTTCGGGAATGATACACGAGCAACATCTccagtttttccatttcctcgGAGTTCTTTTGGCAAAG GCCATGTTTGAAGGAATTCTTGTTGATATACCTTTTGCAACATTCTTCTTGAGCAAGTTAAAACAGAA GTATAACTATCTGAATGACTTGCCATCCTTGGATCCTGAATTGTATCGCcaccttattttcttaaag CATTATGAAGGTGACATTTCTGAACTAGagctatattttgttattataaacaatGAATATGGAGAGCAAACTGAAGAAGAGCTACTTCCTGGAGGAAAAAACCGTCGTGTCACCAGTGAAAATGTCATCACATTCATTCATCTTGTTGCCAATCATCGTTTGAACTTTCAG ATACGGCAGCAAAGTTCTCATTTTTTGAGAGGGTTTCAGCAGCTTATACAGAAAGAATGGATCGACATGTTCAATGAGCATGAATTCCAG CTTTTAATATCAGGTTCACTGGACAGCTTGGATGTTGATGACCTACGGACACATACTACTTATTCAAGTGGTTATCATAGG GAGCATTATGTCATTGAGATGTTTTGGGAAGTTATCAAAAGTTTCTCAGtggaaaaccaaaagaaatttctgaA GTTTGTAACTGGTTGCTCTCGAGGACCGCTTCTTGGCTTTAAATATCTTGAGCCATGTTTTTGCATACAAAG GGCTGCTGGCAATGCAAATGAAGAAGCTCTTGATCGCTTACCTACATCGGCGACTTGTATGAATCTTTTGAAGCTTCCACCCTATAGAAG CAAGGAGCAGCTGGCAAACAAATTGCTTTATGCCATAAATGCAGATGCTGGTTTTGATCTAAGTTAA
- the LOC101208866 gene encoding nuclear export mediator factor Nemf, producing MVKVRMNTADVAAEVKCLKRLIGMRCANVYDLSPKTYMFKLMNSSGVTESGESEKVLLLMESGVRLHTTEYVRDKSNTPSGFTLKLRKHIRTRRLEDVRQLGYDRIILFQFGLGASAHYVILELYAQGNILLTDSEFTVLTLLRSHRDDNKGVAIMSRHRYPTEISRVFEKTTAAKLQEALTLSDNIVNVTGNGNNETDPLKQQADNQKVSKTSVSSKAQGDGSRSKQSTLKAVLGEALGYGTALSEHIILNAGLIPNMKLCNDNKLDDNSLDCLMQAVANFEDWLEDVIFGTRIPEGYILMQKKDVKKEESEAATANEIYDEFCPILLNQFMSRKYTKFETFDAALDEFYSKIESQRSEQQQKAKESSATHKLNKIRMDQGNRVELLKQEVDHSVKMAELIEYNLEDVDAVILAVRVALAKGMSWEDLARMVKEEKKSGNPVAGLIDKLNLERNCMTLLLSNNLDEMDDDEKTQPVDKVEVDISLSAHANARRWYELKKKQESKQEKTITAHEKAFKAAERKTRLQLSQEKTVATISHMRKVHWFEKFNWFISSENYLVISGRDAQQNEMIVKRYMSKGDLYVHAELHGASSTVIKNHKPEQLVPPLTLNQAGCYTVCHSQAWDSKIVTSAWWVYPHQVSKTAPTGEYLTVGSFMIRGKKNFLPPHPLIMGFGLLFRLDESSLGSHLNERRVRGEEDGVNGVEENEPLNEESDIEYEKRESEEVSNTSANSFIPAISGPEGTESLEIPIEDIMTLNGVNKDTQPDVRNNVSLVTPQLEDLIDKALELGSATASSKSYILETSKVNSVDEPCLDDKNATGREKPYISKAERRKLKKGQNSSSTDGSIKQESEQPRDIDDSSNLLQNKVNNPKLGSVKISRGQRGKLKKMKEKYADQDEEERSIRMALLASSGKSPKNEGGQNVKEITSEVKKPDGGAEEASKICYKCKKPGHLSRDCPEHPDNLSHNHSNGVTQYDHHVVLDNDAELDKITMEEDDIHEIGEEEREKLNDVDYLTGNPLATDILLYAVPVCGPYNAVQSYKYHVKIVPGPLKKGKAAKTALNLFTHMPEATTREKELIKACTDPELVAAIIGNARVTAAGLTQLKQKQKKGKKSSKQGS from the exons atGGTGAAGGTACGGATGAACACCGCCGATGTCGCCGCCGAGGTGAAATGCCTCAAAAGATTAATAGGCATGCGATGCGCCAATGTCTATGATCTCTCGCCcaag ACGTATATGTTCAAGCTTATGAACAGTAGTGGAGTTACTGAATCGGGTGAGAGTGAGAAGGTGTTGCTGTTGATGGAAAGTGGAGTTAGATTGCATACGACTGAATATGTTCG AGACAAAAGCAATACTCCATCTGGGTTCACTctcaaattaagaaaacatataCGCACAAGAAGACTTGAGGATGTGCGGCAACTTGGATATGATAGA ATAATCCTATTTCAGTTTGGGCTAGGTGCTAGTGCGCACTATGTTATCCTGGAGCTGTATGCTCAGGGTAATATCCTTCTTACGGATTCTGAATTTACGGTCTTAACTCTTCTAAGATCACACAG GGATGATAATAAGGGGGTAGCAATCATGTCACGACATCGATATCCGACTGAAATTTCTCGAGTGTTTGAGAAGACGACAGCTGCAAAATTGCAGGAAGCACTCACTCTTAGTGACAATATAGTTAATGTTACAGGGAATGGGAATAATGAAACAGATCCTCTGAAGCAACAGGCGGATAATCAAAAAGTCTCAAAAACTTCTGTCTCAAGTAAAGCTCAAGGCGATGGTAGTCGATCCAAACAGTCTACTCTGAAAGCTGTTCTTGGGGAGGCCCTTGGATATGGAACTGCACTATCTGagcatattatattaaatgcCGGTCTGATTCCAAATATGAAACTTTGTAATGATAATAAACTTGATGATAATAGTCTTGATTGCTTAATGCAAGCTGTTGCAAATTTTGAGGATTGGCTCGAGGATGTAATATTTGGTACTAGAATTCCTGAGGGTTACATTTTGATGCAGAAGAAAgatgttaaaaaagaagaatctgAGGCTGCAACTGCTAACGAg ATCTACGATGAGTTCTGCCCAATTTTATTAAACCAATTCATGTCTAGAAAGTATACAAAGTTTGAGACATTTGATGCAGCTTTGGATGAATTCTATAGTAAAATTGAGAGTCAAAGGTCAGAACAGCAACAAAAGGCCAAGGAGAGCTCTGCAACCcataaacttaataaaataCGTATGGATCAG GGAAACCGTGTAGAGTTGTTAAAACAAGAAGTTGATCATTCTGTAAAAATGGCAGAATTAATTGAATACAATTTAGAAGATGTAGATGCTGTTATATTAGCTGTCCGTGTTGCTCTTGCTAAAGGCATGAGTTGGGAGGATCTTGCACGAATggtgaaggaagaaaagaaatctgGAAATCCAGTAGCTGGTCTTATTGACAAACTTAATCTTGAAAGAAATTGCATGACTTTGCTGCTGAGCAACAATCTTGATGAAATGGATGATGATGAAAAGACACAACCGGTTGATAAG GTAGAGGTGGATATATCACTTTCAGCTCATGCCAATGCTCGGCGATGGTATgaacttaagaaaaaacaagagagCAAACAGGAGAAAACAATCACTGCACATGAAAAAGCTTTCAAAGCTGCTGAAAGAAAAACTCGTCTTCAACTTTCCCAG GAAAAAACAGTTGCCACTATATCCCATATGCGCAAAGTTCATTGGTTCGAGAAATTTAATTGGTTCATCAGCAGTGAGAATTATTTGGTCATCAGTGGTCGTGATGCTCAACAAAATGAGATGATAGTCAAACGTTACATGTCAAAGGGAGATCT GTATGTCCATGCTGAGTTGCATGGAGCTTCTAGCACTGTGATTAAGAATCACAAGCCTGAACAACTAGTGCCTCCGCTCACGCTGAACCAAGCTGGATGTTATACG GTTTGTCACAGCCAGGCATGGGATTCAAAGATAGTCACTAGTGCCTGGTGGGTTTATCCTCACCAGGTTAGTAAAACGGCGCCTACAGGGGAATATCTTACAGTTGGGAGTTTTATGattagaggaaaaaagaattttctcCCCCCACATCCTCTTATCATGGGTTTTGGATTGTTGTTTCGCTTGGATGAGAGCTCCTTAGGTTCacatttaaatgaaagaaGGGTAAGAGGTGAGGAGGATGGAGTGAATGgtgttgaagaaaatgaaccTCTTAATGAAGAATCTGATATTGAATACGAGAAGAGGGAATCAGAAGAAGTATCCAATACATCTGCAAATTCATTTATACCAGCTATATCTGGACCTGAAGGCACAGAATCACTTGAAATTCCCATTGAAGATATAATGACATTGAATGGTGTCAATAAGGATACCCAACCTGATGTTAGAAATAATGTTTCCCTTGTCACACCACAACTTGAGGATCTCATTGATAAAGCTCTTGAGCTTGGATCTGCGACTGCATCTAGCAAAAGTTATATATTAGAGACTTCTAAGGTTAATTCGGTCGATGAACCCTGTCTAGATGATAAAAATGCTACAGGGAGAGAGAAACCTTACATCTCAAAAgctgaaagaagaaaacttaagAAAGGTCAGAATAGCAGTTCTACAGACGGCAGCATCAAGCAGGAAAGTGAACAACCAAGAGATATCGATGATTCGTCGAATCTTCTTCAGAACAAGGTTAATAATCCAAAGTTGGGTTCTGTGAAAATTAGCCGTGGTCAGAGGGGTAAActcaagaaaatgaaagaaaagtatGCCGAtcaagatgaagaagaaagaagcaTCCGCATGGCTTTATTGGCT TCCTCAGGTAAGTCACCGAAAAATGAAGGGGGACAAAATGTGAAGGAAATAACTTCTGAAGTGAAGAAACCTGATGGAG GTGCTGAAGAAGCTTCAAAGATATGCTATAAATGTAAAAAGCCGGGTCATTTGTCTCGAGATTGCCCAGAACATCCCGATAATCTTTCACATAATCACTCAAATGGTGTAACTCAATACGATCACCATGTCGTTTTGGATAATGATGCTGAATTGGACAAAATAACAATGGAAGAGGATGATATTCACGAAATAGGGGAAGAAGAGCGAGAAAAACTGAATGACGTGGATTACTTGACTGGAAATCCTTTGGCTACGGACATTCTTTTGTATGCTGTGCCAGTCTGCGGTCCGTACAATGCAGTGCAATCTTACAAATACCATGTCAAGATTGTTCCAGGACCTCTCAAGAAAGGGAAAG CTGCAAAAACTGCCTTGAACCTGTTCACACATATGCCTGAAGCAACAACAAGAGAGAAAGAATTGATCAAAGCATGCACAGATCCAGAGCTTGTTGCTGCCATCATCGGGAATGCTCGGGTTACCGCGGCCGGTCTCACTCAGTTAAAGCAGAAGcagaaaaagggaaagaaaagcAGCAAGCAAGGAAGCTAG